In Paramisgurnus dabryanus chromosome 14, PD_genome_1.1, whole genome shotgun sequence, one genomic interval encodes:
- the ptpdc1a gene encoding protein tyrosine phosphatase domain-containing protein 1, with protein MAAGVSLLSDLPYTSGTSVNSKDVTTDMEPVNVRVPTAKYTKVGETLRHVIPGHMQCSMACGGRACKYENPSRWSDEEQAIKGLYSSWITDNLLAMARPSTEIIERFNIIEQFQTCGLKTVINLQRPGEHASCGSTLEPESGFTYRPEVFMEAGIYFYNFGWKDYGVASLTTILDMVKVMSFAMQEGKMAVHCHAGLGRTGVLIACFLVFTCRMSADQAILFVRAKRPNSIQTRGQLLCVREFAQFLVPLRSVFSCAEPKAHAVTLSQYLTRQRHMLHGYEARQMKNMPKIVHLVCRLLLDIAENRQTVEEEVLEIPDLTEEVKKTVSLQAIQQLGKEMRGKGIPVSSPRSPEQLNFPLNVPCTSPHDQEFNLLWRWATVDNTDKSQIALRKCLSYSDSALHKLDFRIQGMPCPQNSLGSKFGLDFSERYVSQSRLSPDLQPSEPPLTNESKSNPNHDSLTSFSTSLVQSEKAQSQNPCSPITKKRMAMKEAKRSMSYGFLGSTMDNSTKWTTEYDGNVQMCQDVNDAKEQFTDVPMLTLQNELTPETRHLFVAKALTMDIKVEELGNTVSVWQTELNSREGAWERLCSERDPVVLSTLMWSWLEQLKEPVITKDDVETLAERRCNPQHALNSLDKGQNQTLLCILDCAAHLLNIPEDVENAFVERTIKALTWISSDSENEQFIYKTLKEVVIQILNDLRAKAMEELTSHCPHIP; from the exons ATGGCAGCAGGCGTCAGTTTACTGAGTGACCTGCCGTACACCAGCGGCACTTCAGTGAACAGCAAAGACGTAACCACTGACATGGAGCCAG TTAACGTCAGAGTCCCTACTGCAAAGTACACCAAAGTTGGCGAGACTTTGAGGCACGTTATCCCTGGACATATGCAGTGTTCAATGGCGTGCGGTGGTCGGGCTTGCAAATACGAAAACCCATCTCGCTGGAGCGATGAAGAACAAGCCATCAAGGGACTGTACTCGTCCTG GATCACCGATAACCTTTTAGCCATGGCGAGGCCTTCCACTGAAATCATTGAAAGATTCAACATCATTGAACAATTCCAAAC GTGTGGCTTAAAGACCGTAATAAACTTGCAGCGTCCAGGGGAACATGCCAGCTGCGGCAGCACCCTTGAGCCAGAGAGCGGTTTCACTTATCGCCCGGAGGTTTTCATGGAAGCAGGGA TTTATTTTTACAACTTTGGCTGGAAGGATTATGGGGTGGCATCCTTGACTACTATCCTTGACATGGTAAAAGTTATGTCATTTGCCATGCAAGAGGGAAAAATGGCCGTTCACTGCCATGCTGGACTTGGCAGGACAG GTGTTTTAATAGCGTGCTTCTTAGTATTTACATGCCGGATGAGTGCGGATCAGGCCATTCTGTTCGTCCGAGCTAAACGGCCAAATTCCATCCAGACTCGTGGCCAACTGTTGTGTGTGCGAGAATTTGCCCAGTTTCTTGTGCCACTGCGAAGTGTGTTCTCGTGTGCCGAGCCCAAAGCTCACGCCGTCACGTTGTCGCAATACTTGACCCGTCAGCGCCATATGCTGCACGGATATGAAGCGAGGCAAATGAAGAACATGCCAAAGATCGTCCATCTGGTCTGCAGGCTCCTACTGGACATAGCAGAGAACCGACAAACTGTGGAAGAGGAGGTGTTGGAGATTCCAGACCTTACGGAGGAAGTAAAAAAGACGGTCTCCCTGCAAGCCATCCAACAGTTAGGGAAAGAGATGAGAGGGAAGGGGATTCCAGTCTCCTCACCTCGGTCTCCTGAACAACTCAACTTTCCGCTTAATGTACCATGTACTTCACCTCATGACCAGGAGTTTAATTTGCTTTGGAGATGGGCAACTGTGGACAATACCGACAAGTCTCAAATCGCCTTAAGAAAATGTCTTAGCTATAGCGACTCAGCCTTGCACAAACTGGACTTCAGGATTCAAGGAATGCCATGTCCCCAAAATTCTCTTGGAAGCAAATTTGGTTTGGATTTTTCTGAACGCTACGTATCACAGAGCAGATTAAGCCCTGATCTTCAACCATCTGAACCTCCATTGACCAATGAAAGCAAAAGCAATCCCAACCATGACTCTTTAACCAGTTTCAGTACTTCTCTGGTACAATCAGAAAAAGCTCAAAGTCAAAACCCCTGCTCTCCTATCACCAAAAAACGGATGGCTATGAAGGAGGCAAAGCGCAGCATGTCTTACGGATTTTTAGGGAGCACCATGGACAACAGTACAAAGTGGACCACAGAATACGATGGAAATGTTCAAATGTGTCAAGATGTCAACGATGCCAAAGAACAATTTACTGATGTTCCCATGTTAACACTTCAAAATGAACTCACACCCGAGACTCGGCATCTGTTTGTGGCCAAAGCTCTTACAATGGACATAAAAGTAGAGGAACTTGGGAATACGGTCTCAGTGTGGCAG ACAGAGTTGAACTCTCGTGAAGGTGCATGGGAGAGGTTGTGCAGTGAGAGAGATCCTGTAGTGCTATCCACTCTCATGTGGTCCTGGCTAGAGCAGTTAAAGGAACCCGTTATCACGAAAGATGATGTTGAGACTTTGGCTGAAAGGAGATGCAATCCCCAACATGCTCTGAATTCACTTGACAAG gGACAAAATCAAACTCTTCTGTGTATTCTTGACTGTGCTGCTCATTTGCTTAATATACCAGAAGATGTTGAGAACGCCTTTGTTGAACGCACAATCAAAGCATTAACTTGG ATTTCCTCTGATTCAGAGAATGAGCAGTTCATCTATAAGACTTTAAAAGAAGTTGTGATCCAAATCCTCAATGATCTGAGGGCAAAAGCAATGGAGGAGCTGACCTCTCACTGTCCACATATACCTTGA
- the barx1 gene encoding homeobox protein BarH-like 1 — protein MQHPLEIGAHFYPPDAHPDQRSHRYRSFMIEEILTDHPDNKISSPAGDLLKFGVHALLSARPYHNHLVLKADQTSILKFPVSPLSCSLGAPLSSALLSGAAGLQVGSSSHHLPLDLHLRGKLDPGGDAVSKTKKGRRSRTVFTELQLMGLEKRFEKQKYLSTPDRIDLAESLGLSQLQVKTWYQNRRMKWKKIVLQGGGLESPTKPKGRPKKNSIPSSEQLSEQERTRDAERLSDGASSLSDANQEE, from the exons ATGCAACATCCTTTGGAAATTGGGGCACACTTTTATCCCCCGGATGCCCATCCAGACCAAAGGTCTCACAGGTACAGGAGTTTCATGATTGAAGAGATTCTTACAGACCATCCGGATAACAAGATATCAAGTCCCGCTGGAGACCTTCTAAAATTTGGAGTACATGCCCTTTTGTCGGCTAGACCATATCACAACCACTTGG TCCTGAAAGCAGATCAGACAAGCATCCTGAAGTTTCCAGTATCTCCTCTGTCCTGCTCACTCGGAGCGCCGCTTAGCTCTGCTCTTTTATCCGGGGCTGCGGGTCTACAAGTGGGCTCATCGTCTCACCATCTCCCGCTGGACCTCCATCTCCGTGGTAAACTTGATCCTGGAGGGGACGCAGTGAGCAAGACTAAGAAAGGAAGAAGAAGTAGGACTGTGTTCACTGAACTACAGCTAATGGGTCTGGAAAAAAGATTTGAGAAACAGAAGTATCTCTCAACCCCTGACAG aATAGACCTGGCAGAGTCTTTAGGCCTCAGTCAGCTTCAAGTCAAAACATGGTATCAAAACAGAAGAATGAAATGGAAAAAAATC GTCCTACAAGGAGGAGGACTAGAATCACCAACCAAACCTAAAGGTCGTCCAAAGAAAAACTCAATACCCAGCAGTGAGCAGCTCTCTGAGCAGGAGAGGACTCGAGATGCCGAGCGCTTATCCGACGGTGCTTCATCACTTTCTGATGCAAACCAGGAGGAATAA